DNA sequence from the Amphiprion ocellaris isolate individual 3 ecotype Okinawa chromosome 17, ASM2253959v1, whole genome shotgun sequence genome:
ccatattttatattattatggGATAGCCTAAATGATTAATTAGTAAAACTGACAGGTTAACATagagcgccccctgctggttcaTTTGATGGTAAAACGCTAACAATGTTGAAATAtcttgatttattttatgtCAGTCAGAAATGAAGGATCTGAATTATTGTTTATTAAAGAATCTTTAAATCATTTcatcttttaaataaattaatttaaattctaATGAAACCAACAAACTGCTTTAAAgggttttaatcatttattgaCTGAAGGAACGTTCAGATTTTATTCAATGAGTTTTAATTAGAATATTCAGCTGCATCATTAAGCAGAAGtcattaataaagtttaaatgttgatttaatgAAGTTGatgtttgacctctgacctccatcagctgattttaattctaattaacattttaatataataaattcTTTATTCTCAGCTCATTATTGTCtgttgtaatgttttatttttatctataaAGTGTTTTTTCCTCCTGGTTGTGGATTAAAGCTGCTCTTCcgtcttttttctgtctttttcactCTGTTTTGTTGTCCTGAAGCTGCTCCTCTTCATCAAACTTCATCTTTACCTCAAACTCTGCAGCCTCCGTCTcggactctcagccaatcaggagCCGGGCTGCCGCCAGACCGCCCACGTCACGGCCGGGTCACCCAATCGGAGGCGGCCCCGGCCCCCCCTCCCCCCGGCGGCTCCAAACTTTGGACCTCCGGTTCCACCGGTCGGCCGTCAGAAGCTCCGCGGCGCCGCCCGGGACCGAACCTCCCGGTGACCGTGAGCGGACCATGGAGTCCGGAGAGCCGCAGTGAACCTCCCGCAGGGCCGCAGAGAGGAGCAGCTAGCGGCGGTCCGATGGACGGGTCCCGACAGAGCTTCCTGCTCAGCCCGCCGCCGCTGGCCGCCCTGACCAGCATGACCGAGATGAAGACGCCGCTGTACCCGGCCTACCCGCTGCCCTCCGGCGGGCCCAACTGCTCCACGTCCCCGGCCACCACGTCGCCCAACCCGGGCGGCATGGCGGGCTCCTCGCCGGGCATCAAGAGCTCTTCGGGGCTGTCGTCGGGGCTCGGCTCCCCGCAGCAGTGCTCCTCGGCCACCCCGCACGGGATTAACGACATCCTCAACCGGCCTACGGCgtccgccgccgccgccgccgccgcttcCTCCTCGGCGGGCCTCCTGAGCGGGCTGCCCCGCTTCAGCAGCCTCAGCCCGCCGCCGCCTCCCGGACTCTACTTCAGCCCGGGCGCcgcggcggtggcggcggtggccCGGTACCCGAAGCCCCTGGCGGAGCTGCCGGGCCGGACGCCGATCTTCTGGCCCGGAGTGATGCAAAGTCCGCACTGGAGGGACGCCCGGTTCGCCTGCTCGCCCCGTAAGTGGAAGACCCAGAACCGGAACCGGAGCCGGAACCGGAGCCGGTGGAGCTCGgtgctgatgtttgtttgtgttctccTTTCAGACCAGGGCTCGGTGCTGCTGGACAAGGACGGGAAGAGGAAGCACACCAGACCCACCTTCTCCGGACAGCAGATCTTTGCGCTGGAAAAAACTTTCGAACAAACCAAATATCTGGCGGGACCCGAGAGGGCGAGATTGGCCTACAGCCTGGGCATGACGGAGAGCCAGGTCAAGGTACTAGTACTACACTAAATACTACAAATAATACTACACAGTACTACATAAAATactacataaaaatataaagaaaaatacactttGATGCactttaatacagtaaaacactcCTACAGTCTGGGAATGACAGAGAGCCAGGTCAAGGTACTAGTACTACACTAAATACTACAAACAATACCATAcaatattacacaaaaatacacaagaaaaatgcacaataatacacacaaaaatatacaataatacacacacactggacaTCTCCACTAGGTTCTGAACaaaacaatgtgtgtgtgtgtgtgtgtgtgtgtgtgtgtgtgtgtgtgtgtgtgtgtgtgtgtgtattacaaacacacacacacacctgcacaccaGTTGATTCATTATAATTCGATTTAAAACTATAgctttaaatcattaaaatcatttttaaataaacgaATCAAACTCAgctaataaataattaatactcaataataataattattaataacaataaagaTAATGTCAGACATTTTCCGTCTTTCACTCCAGAATCTTTTCTGATTCTGttacaaataaattttaaaaacaaaacagtttaaaacctgAAATTCCGTCCTAAAACTCTAAACATTCATTCTAAATGATGCTTCTGAGagtttaaatcaaataaaagaaTTAATTTAACACCATGAAGGcccttatttattattattattattattattattattattattattattattattttaggttttatttcagGTTCCTAGAACGGAagttattaatttaaatgagaATAAAACGATGAAAGCAgctaaaaggacaaaaaaaaagcgaataaaaaacaaaaaacatgtttttaaattaaaaccgCAGCTGAAATTTGAATTTTCCTTATTAATTTCACGATTAAtaattaaatgtgttgtttccGTGGTTTGCtttcatataaataaataaataaaacgaatttattttattgtgaagtGAAGATTTCGTGTCGTTTAATGGAAATTccaatgaaatgtgttttaaaatcagatttatgTTTGATTctgattaaattattattaatattattatagaTCCGGGTTTTTAAAGTATATTTACAGCAGGTTTTATTCAGTTCGTGTTTGTAATTCGGCTTTTCAGTTCGTTTCTGAGGACTCTGTGGGTTAAAGACTCTGGTTCCGTGCGTAAAAACGGTGCGTAAAAGGAGTTTCTGGTTGCGTGCGTAAAAAGAGTCTGAGGTTCTGCTACATTTCCACTGTTTTATTTATCAGAGTCTTTTATCCAAAGCCACGTACATCTGAGAATAGATCTAAAACAGCCTGGAGCAGAGAAATGAAACTTTTCTGTGCGTACAATCGGTGCATAAAAGGAGTTTTTGGTTCCGTGCGTAAAAGGGATTTTTGGTTCCGTGCGTTAAAGGGTCCGTGTCTCTGTGGTTCCGCACAGGTTTGGTTCCAGAACCGGAGGACCAAGTGGAGGAAGAAGCACGCGGCGGAGATGGCCTCGGCCAAGAAGAAGCAGGACTCGGAGACGGAGCGGCTCAAAGGTTCGGACGCGGAGGACGAGGACGACGACTACAACAAACCTCTGGACCCAAACTCTGACGACGAGAAGATCACGCAGCTgctgaagaaacacaaaccgGGAGCGCTGCTGCTGCACTCGGAGACCGACAGCTCCTAACGGACCCTGGCACCGGCTCGGCCCGTTACCGGAGCACCGGACGCTGCTGACTGTAAATAGAACCGTGAGTTTGTTCCGATAGAAATTATCTGCTGTGAATaatttatgtgtaaaaaaaacaacaaacagttttGTACAGATTCACTCAGTTTATCTGGACCCGGACCCTGAACGCaccacgcacacgcacacgcacacacctttttatttatatggTTAAGTTGTGAGTTGCGCCTGCGCACTTGTACCCCGCAGGTTCctgtaatgcacttttatttaataaaaccGTTTCCTTCTTGTTTCCACGAAGCTGCTTCAACCAAAAACTTATTTTACTCACAGTTCCTGACTCTGgttcttttttgtgattctgGAGATGAACTCGACTTTTCCAGcattttgaggtgattttttgGCTCCAAACTTCTTCTAAACGGAGAATCTTCCGGAGTTTTCCGTCAGATTGGtggattttctctctttttttgtcggAGTTTCTTCTGGTTCGTTTCGTGGGAATCTGAGGActaaacgtttaaaaaaaagggggaaaaacgTTGAAACGGAAATAAATCCGAGATGATTTCTGGATTTCTGCTTCAGAACCAGAGATGAGGTTTAatctgatcttttttttcttctgtttctgtgaaaatattaataagagaaaaagaaaaacgcaAAATGTTGCTGTAAGTCTTTTTGTTCTTATTCtaatctgaattattattattattattatagtaatttatttaatttaatgtctGCAGGTTTCAAACAACCTTCATTAAATTAAAACCATCAAATTTTATATTTCTACTAATTAAAGACACTGAAAGTcagaattaattaattttaattgaaTCAAACAGTGAAAAGTTGAATCTTAATAAAAAggatttctctctttttattttctctaatgaaggagcagaaatcatttcaattcagttcagttttattaaaatggaataaattaaATAGAATGAATTTCAGTTCATATTATTGCCAGACTCTTTCCAGAACCAGATATCTGAACCTCCAGAGTGAGAAAAACTcttttaacgggaagaaaccCTGAAATGATGAACTTTATTTagcaaaacagacagaaaacagaaagaaaagagcaaaaatcatttaatttaacactttaaatcattaaatcattaaatatttgaacTGTAGAAACTCAGAAACGGTCCGGAGGCTTCAGGAATCCAGGAAATAATTCCTGTTTTTGTGATTAATGTTGGTTTAATTTGTCAGAAAGTGTCTTTAAGAAGCTTCTAACTGGACGTTTAAACCAGATTCTGATCAaacctttgatttttttttatcaattattcaacttaaatgatttatttcagtgttttccagCAGCTTCAACTCTTTCTATGCCTTTTCTTTTCAGCAGAAAGAAACTCGAAACTGctttagaaaataaaactctCAAATGGAttcaggttttgtgtttttctggatCTAAAATCCTCTGAAGCTCTGTTTTCTTCTGGTTCTTTCGGTGGAAATCTGCTCCTCTGATGGAAACATGAAGCTGAAGAATAAAATCTGTTTCATTTGTTCAGAAAATCTCAATTCAGACGAGTTAAAGCGAcaataatctttatttttaaaacatcacGGATTTAATTCTGTCTGAAAAATGATCTGATTGATTCTGGATTCATCGACCAGCAGCAGAAACCTGACAAGAGAATAAAAATCAGACGTAAAAATCAAACCTGACAGATGAGAGATGAATAAAAATTCATTTAGAAATTAATACAtcagtaaataaagtaaaaatcagCTCCTTGAATGTAAATAGATCGTTTTCCTTTAAtgaattctttttatttaaatcatttcagaCTAAAGAACATTTGAGGACGTTTTTGTTCTCtgaagtttttctgttttttccataTAAAAGCTTCAGtaataattaaatgaacattttacagctttaatgatgtttttactTTAAGCTCATTTTAGGATCCAGTTTTTCTGAACTAAATGATCTCAGAACCTCTTTTTAGATTCACATTTATAACaaatcttctttattttttatcagtAACTCAGATTTTAATTCCATAAATGAtcagaaaactgagaaaattctTCACATGGAGTCGACTGACCGAGTTTCAACAGTCAAAAGAGGAGAGAATTCAAAATTAgacttaaaaattaaagctaagAAATAAGAGATGAACGATCAGCTTCACCCCAgactataaaaataataattattttatatacctgcatcaaaaataactaaatgaacattttacagcttttttctgcatcactttaatgatattttttacttttaacgTATTTTTTTTGATCCAGTTTCTCTATTTCAGTTCAGTTGTTGATCTGAGAAGCTGttcttttattatattgttcatTAATAACTGATTGTTTATTTACGAAGTATAAAATCGAACCTGAACGTTGGTTTCTGCTCGTATTTTTCTCCTGAACGTTCACAAAACCtgatttatatttattcatatatttatctttttattcaACAATGAATACAGAGTTTTAATTctagaaaatattcagaatGATTCCTGTCTTTTATTCCCAACTGGCTGAGTTTATtccaacagaaatgagaaacagaCGTAAAAATCAAACCTAATAAATCAGAGATGAATTTTCAGCTTCACTTCACatgataaagaaaataataattattattatttttatatgtaaatacatcagtaataacaaaatgaacatatttcAGCCTCACAGGAgattttttctgcatcactttaatgatatttttattttaaatatatttttatgatccagtttttctgtttttgttcaatTAATGATCTGAGaagatgtttattattattattattattctgtttattaatCACTGATTGTTTATTTATGAAGCATAAAATCAAACCTGAACGTTGGTTTCTGTTCGTGTTCATCTCATGAAGATTCAGAAAACCTGACTAATGCATCAAAAACCaacatttatctttttatttcaaaggaatttatagttttaattccataaaatgtcagaaaacataaaatattcagAATTATTCCTATTTTTTTCCAACCAGATGAATTTATTCCAACAGAAACCTGAggagagattttaaaaatgagaatcaGATGTAAAACTCAAACCTAATAAATGAGAGACGAACAATCAGCTTCAGCTCAgatgataaaaagctgctttatattattattaatattattattattatattaatgcatcaataataattaaatgaacattttactgcttttttctgcatcacattGAACACGCTGTGctcatatttttactttaaatgtatttttatgatccagttattctgtttttcttcagttattgatctgagaagattattattattattattattattattattattattattattattattattattattattattattattattattattattattattattattattattattatgtcatTAATAACTGATTGTTTATTTATGAAGCATAACATCAAACCTTCATATTGGTTTCTGTTCACAAAACCTGATTAATGCACCAAACACcaacatttatgtttttatttaaaaggaatttatagttttaattctgtaaaatgtcagaaaacagaaaatattctgttttttttgtttaagatGGAAGCAGTGAATCCTCTGATCCAACGGTTTGGTTCTTAAATCAGAAtaaatcctgtttttatttcctctggttttaaatcagaataaatcccgttatttttattatttatcggtgatttatttcttgtttatttattaaaagagCTTCAGATTGATTCTGTGTCGGAGTCGATCCTCCAGCTGCAGCCGGACAGAGAAAAAATCAAAGTTCTGATCCGACGGAAGAGTCAACCCCGAAGAGATCCACTGGATTCACGGGATTCACATGACGAGATTAACATGGTTAGATAAACGTAGTTAGACTGGCATGGATTCACCGGATGACACGGGATTCACATGACGAGTTTCACATGATGAGATTCACATGACGAGATTCACATGATGTTAAGATTCACATGATGAGATTCACATGATGAGATTCACATGATGAGATTCACATGATCAGATTCACACAACTAGATTCACATGACGAGATTCACATGATGAAATTCACATGATGAGATTCACATGACGTTAAGATTCACATGATGAGATTCACATGATGTTAAGATTCATATGATGAGATTCACATGATGAGATTCACATGATAAGATTCACATGATGAGATTCATATGTGGTTCACATGACGATAAGATTCACATGACGAGATTCACATGGTGTTAAGATTCACATGATGAGATTCACATGACGAGATTCACATGATGAGATTCACATGGTGTTAAGATTCACATGATGAGATTCACATGATGAGATTCACATGGTGTTAAGATTCACATGATGAGATTCACATGACGAGATTCACATGATGAGATTCACATGATGAGATTCACATGTGTTAAGATTCACATGATGAGATTCACATGGTGTTAAGATTCATATGATGAGATTCACATGAGATTCACAGGATGAGATTCATATGAGATTCATATGATGAGATTCACATGATGAGATTCATGTGATGAGATTCACATGACTGCTGGTGTAGAAGGAGTCATCGTTctgttactgttttgtttttattttcttgttttttactatGAAGCACTTTAATCACCCTTTGTGCTGTTGGAAAGGagtatacaaataaacttggattgattgatttattgattgattgattgattgattgattgattgattgattgattgattgattgattgattgattgattgattgattgattgattgattgattgattgattgtacCACTATTTAGAGCTGTGTTCGAGATGGTAGAACGttgctgtttacttttgttttctgtccttgTTATCAGTAGTTTTTAGTGGTTTTTAGTCGCTTTTATtagttgttttcagtcactattttttattcattttttacctTTAGTTGCACCACAGAACTTCTTAATTATGCTGAGATGAATCAATAATAattgaatcatttttaatttaaagttcaGCTGTGACAACAGTTTTCAcgtgttacagtttatttttgttttcagtcattttagtcattacagattttgatatttttgttactGAACCAGCTGATCTCCTCCTGTGTGTTCTGTTCTTTTATTCTGCATCATGTCTCATTAGTCTCTGGTTCTGTAGAAGAACCTCCATGGAGACGGAGACACCTGTTAGCTCCAGCTAGCTACCTGTTGACGGCTCTAATCTGCAGCGTGATGAATGTTCAGCCTCACAAAGAGCCATTGATGCTCTCAGTGTGTTCGACAGCAGATTACAACCACAACACGTGTCAGGATGAATGCAGCGTTATCTGCTGCAGTGGCTGCAGCGCTGCGATAAGAGAACCGCAGAGCTGCAGCCTGGAGGAGACATCAGCTGCTACTAATGCTGTTGCATGAACACTTTCTGCTGATGTTGGATCTCAGATCTGACCTCAGGACGTTCCTCTGACACGTTTATCACACATTTAGAACCTCAGAGAACCACAGAGAACCCCTcggtgtttctttgtggtcattttgtgtcttttcagttgtttttaaggtcccttttttcattttcagtcacattgtgttccttttttcattcactgttttcatttgctttaGTTAGTTGATGTTTCCAGGTTTCCTGCTGTTTCAGTGACTGTTTCCAAATGTTTTAGAtcactgtttccagctgtttttagtcactgtttccagctgtttccagatgttttcagtcactgtttccagctgttttcagccactgtttccagctgttttcagccaccgtttccagctgttttcagccagtgtttccagctgttttcagccactgtttccagctgtttttagtcactgtttccagctgtttccagccaTTGTTCCCagacatttttagtcactgtttccagctgttttcagccactgtttccagctgttttcagacactgtttccagctgttttcagaCACTGTTTTCAGCcagtgtttccagctgttttcagaCACTGTTTCCAGCTGTGTTCAGACACtgttttcagccactgtttccagctgttttaagaCACtactttcagccactgtttccagctgttttaagaCACtactttcagccactgtttccagctgtttttagtcactgtttccagctgtttccagccactgtttccagctgttttcagccagtgtttccagctgttttcagccactgtttccagctgtttttagtcactgtttccagctgtttccagccaTTGTTTCCAGAcgtttttagtcactgtttccagctgttttcagtcactgtttccagctgttttcagccactgtttccagctgttttcagtcactgtttccagctgtttttagtAACTGTTTCTAgctgtttccagatgttttcagtcattgtttccagatgttttcagccactgtttccagctgtttttagtcactgtttccagatgttttcagtcactgtttccagctgttttcagaCACTGTTTCCAGaaatttttagtcactgtttccagatgttttcagtcactgtttccagatgttttcagccactgtttccagctgttttcagtcagttttcagccactgttttcagctgtttttagtcactgtttccagctgtttccagatgttttcagccagtgtttccagctgttttcagccactgtttccagctgttttcagccactgtttccagctgtttttagtcactgtttccagctgttttcaatcactgtttccagctgatttcagccactgtttccagctgttttcagacactgtttccagctgtttcgGCCACTGTTTTCAGCcagtgtttccagctgttttcagccagtgttttcagctgtttttagcCACTGTTTCTAGATGTCTTAGGTCACTAtttccagctgtttccagctgttttcagacactgtttccagctgttttcagacactgtttccagatgtttttagtcactgtttctATATGTCTTAGATCACTAtttccagctgtttccagctgttttcagccactgtttccagctgttttcagacactgtttccagctgttttcagccactgtttccagctgttttcagacactgtttccagctgttttcagcCACTGCAGCCCTTCAACGCTCCTCGGCTGTGTTTGGGTTCCTCGGAGTCCTTTTTGCCCACTGTTGCTGCTGAACAGGATCATCTAGGAGCAGATCTAATCTGTTATCAGCGGCTCTCAGCTCACCTCCTCCAAGTATTTATTCACAGATAATCTCTTTAATGATGTCTCACCTGCTCAGTGTCATGAACAGGTATTACCACCTTTAATCCTTCTGCTTCTGTCTCTATTTCCTGTGGTACTGAGCTCAAGTACTACCTCTGGTACTTCACATGTCCGTGTACTACTACTGTATCTGGTCCTGCTCCATACGTTCATCTGACAGCGTTTATTACAGAtataactaaataaatcagaaaacatgCTTTATGACTGGTTTCTGGTTCATTcactgtttttagtctttttattcCCTGTTATTGggtgttttttggtcattttcagtctttgtcaGTCGCTGAACTGTGTcgtttttagtcactgttttgaGACGGTGTCATTTTGGAATCATTTTAAGTCGATCTGGACTCAGTATGTGTCAGGCTTTAATcattttatagacatttttatgaaaaatgaggACATACTGCAGTACTTCCCCTCTGTGCAGTACTAATGAGTACACAGAGGTGTGTACTACTACTGCATCTCTCTGTCTCCATTGTTTTAATTCCATTAGCAATGCTCTTTATTCCCTT
Encoded proteins:
- the nkx6.1 gene encoding homeobox protein Nkx-6.1 — encoded protein: MDGSRQSFLLSPPPLAALTSMTEMKTPLYPAYPLPSGGPNCSTSPATTSPNPGGMAGSSPGIKSSSGLSSGLGSPQQCSSATPHGINDILNRPTASAAAAAAASSSAGLLSGLPRFSSLSPPPPPGLYFSPGAAAVAAVARYPKPLAELPGRTPIFWPGVMQSPHWRDARFACSPHQGSVLLDKDGKRKHTRPTFSGQQIFALEKTFEQTKYLAGPERARLAYSLGMTESQVKVWFQNRRTKWRKKHAAEMASAKKKQDSETERLKGSDAEDEDDDYNKPLDPNSDDEKITQLLKKHKPGALLLHSETDSS